One Comamonas odontotermitis genomic window, TGCCACCACCGGCCATTCATGCAGGTGCGACAGCACGGCAAACTCCACCGCCTCGCGCGTGCCCGAGCCCTCTTCGCGCAGCAGCCAGCGGCAGGCGCGCAGCTCCTGTACCGAGAGGGGCGCCTGCCGGGCGTGTTGCACCAGCGCATCGCCCGCAGCAGCAATCAGCACCAGTTCGTCGTCGCGCCAGGGCTGCACTTCCAGCTCCGTCCAGTGACTGGCTCCCTCGATGAAGCCCAGGTCCACCCGCGCATCTGTCACCGACTGCGCCACCTCGCGCGTATTGCCGATCACCACATCAAACCGAACCTGCTCATAGCGCTGCATGAAGCCTGCCAGGATGGGCGGCAGCACATGGTTGGCAATGGTGGTGCTGGCCGCCAGCCGCAGCTGCACAGGGGCGGCAGGGGCCGTGGCCCGCGTCGCCTGCTCCAGCAACTGGGCCTGCTCCAGCAGCGCCTGTGCCTCGGGCCACAGGCTGCGGCCCAGGTCGTTCAGGACAAGACGCTTGCCCGTACGCGCAAACAACTGGGCGCCCATGCCGGTTTCAAGCTGCTGCAAGGCCGCACTGACTGCCGATTGTGAGAGCCCCACGGCATTCGCCGCAGCCACTGTGCTGCCGCTTTGGGCGATGGCGCAAAACACTTCCCATTGGCGCAGGCTGAGGTGAAGCATGGATTCCTCGCAGGTGAACAGGGATCAGACACCGTTGCGTACCACCACGATGAACCAAAGCAACGGTTTATTTTTGTGACAATTACCTATTTTATAGGTAAATGATACATAAACAATTAGTTATACGAATATAAGAAAAATTTCTATAGTGGCGACATTCCCGCTCTGGCGGTGCCTGCTCGGGTCATCTTGAGACAGTACCGGCCTCGCCCCATTTCATGTCACAAGCCACTTCCTCCCTCTCCCCAGCCGGCAGCCATTCGTGGTTGTCCGCCGGCAAACAACTGGTTCCCGGCCTGCTGCTGTGTGGAGCCATCACCTGGGTTGCCAGCGACCTTGCAGCCCTGCCCTGGTTCAGCAGCAAGGGCCTGTCTGCACTCACGATCGCCATCGTGATCGGCATGCTGATCGGTAACACCGTCTATGGCTGGGTACAGGCGCCCGCCGATGCTGGCGTAGGTCTTTCCAAACAGAAACTGCTGCGCCTGGGCATCATCCTCTACGGGCTGCGGCTGACATTTCAGGACATTGGCGCGCTGGGCATCCATGGCGTGCTCATCGACGCCATCGTGCTGACCAGCACCTTTGTCCTGGCCCAATGGCTGGGCAAGCGCTGGCTGGGACTGGATCCACGCACGGCCATACTCGTGGGCGCGGGCAGCTCAATCTGTGGCGCTGCCGCTGTTCTGGCCACGGCCCCCGTGGCCAAGGCGCGTGCCGACGATGTGGCGGTTGCCGTTGCCACCGTGGTGGTGTTCGGCACCATTGGCACCTTTCTCTACCCTGCCTTTTACCAATGGAACCTGACGGCGCAATGGTTGCCATTGCCTGAATCCACCTATGGTCTGTGGGTAGGCTCTACGGTACACGAGGTTGCGCAGGTGGTGGCTGCAGGCGAAGCCATCAGCAGCAGCGCTGCGGACATGGCCGTGGTGGCCAAGATGGTACGGGTGATGATGCTGGCACCGTTTCTCATCATCCTGTCAGCCTGGCTGGCCCGGCACGAGTCGGTAGCGCCAGCAGCACCAGGCAAACCCAGCATCGGCAGCACTGCAGATACCGAGAAAAAACCATTGCTGGCGCGCATCACCATTCCCTGGTTTGCTCTGGGATTCATAGCGGTTGCAGGAATCCATTCGCTGGGCATCATCCCACAGGCGGCGCTCACCGCAGGTGTCCAGCTGGACAACGTTCTGCTCACCATGGCCATGGCGGCTCTGGGGCTCACCACCCATGTGCGCGCCGTCAAGGCGGCGGGTGTCAAGCCGCTGCTGCTGGCCCTCATCCTGTTTGTCTGGCTGGTGGGCGCAGGCCTGGCACTCAACAGCTGGCTGTAGCACGCATGCTTCATGCAGCCATGGCATCGCTCCACACATACATGGAACCAATGGCTTCATAAGCAAATGCGAACAATGTATTTGCCCGCCTGGGCAAAGCTGTTACAACCATTGCTTTTGCCAAAACGATTCTGGAGCCACCCGCCATGCGCATTGAAACCCTTGCCGTCCACGCCGGCTATTCGCCCGATCCCACGACCAAGGCTGTGGCCGTGCCCATTTACCAGACGGTAGCCTACGCGTTCGACAGTGCCCAGCATGGCGCCGACCTGTTCGACCTGAAGGTTCCAGGCAATATCTACACCCGCATCATGAATCCGACCACCGACGTGCTGGAAAAGCGCGTGGCGGCCTTGGAAGGCGGCATTGCCGCACTGGCCGTGGCATCGGGCATGGCGGCCATCACCGCCGCCATCCAGACGCTGGCCGAGGCGGGCGACAACATCATCAGCGCCAGCACGCTCTATGGCGGCACCTACAACCTGTTCGCACACACGTTCCCGCAGCAGGGCATTGAAGTGCGCTTTGCCGACCCGCGCGATCCCGCCAGCTTTGACAAGTTGATCGACGACAAGACCAAAGCCGTCTTCATCGAATCCATCGGCAACCCGCTGGGCAATGTGACCGATATTCGCGCTCTGGCCGATGTGGCCCACAAGCATGGCGTACCACTGATCGTGGACAACACCGTACCCTCCCCCTATCTGTTGCGGCCATTTGAATTTGGCGCCGACATCGTCGTGCACTCGCTCACCAAGTACCTGGGCGGCCATGGCACCAGCGTGGGTGGCGCCATCGTGGACAGCGGCAAGTTCCCCTGGGCAGAGCACAAGGCTCGCTTCAAGCGCCTGAACGAGCCAGACGTGAGCTACCACGGCGTGGTCTATACCGAGGCCCTGGGCCCTGCGGCCTTCATCGGTCGCGCCCGCGTGGTGCCGCTGCGCAATATGGGGGCAGCCATCTCGCCGCAGAATGCCTTCCAGATCCTGCAGGGCATCGAAACCCTGGCACTGCGCATGGACCGCATCTGCGAGAACACCCAGAAAATTGCCGAGGCCCTGCAAAACCATCCCAAGGTGGAATGGGTGCGCTACGCAGGCCTGAAAGACCATCCGGACCACGCCATCGTGCAGAAGCAATCGGGTGGCCGCGCCTCGGGCATTCTGTCATTCAGCCTCAAGGGCGATGAGGGACGAGCCGCCGGTGCGCGCTTTCTCGATGCGCTGCAACTGTTCACCCGCCTCGTGAACATCGGCGATGCCAAATCGCTGGCCACGCACCCCGCATCTACGACCCACCGACAGCTTGACGCGGCTGAACTGGCCAAGGCTGGCGTGACCGAAGGTATGGTGCGCCTGTCAGTCGGCATCGAACATATCGACGACCTGCTGGCTGATCTGCAGCAGGCGCTCGCCCAAGTTTAAGAACGTGTTTACGATCTCCTCGCGCCGCGACAGCGGCTTTGCGGGAGTGGATGCTAGGCGCAGTGCGCAGCCAATAGCCAGCTATTGGCAAGCGCTGCAACGACGCAGACCGTCCCTAGCCGGGCGCCCCTGACCGGGCGCCCCCAAACCCACTGTCCCTACGGGTTGGAGTGAAATCGGGCGATTTCTGTGCGCTGGCCCTTGCTTGCACCCCGGTGCAAGCTGCGGCCCATCGCTCCGAACTCATCCCGATTGCACTCCAACGCGGCTGCGTAGAGATCGTAAACACGTTCTAAGACTCAAGGAAACCTGTAGCGCCCAACTGCAGAGCGCATTCAGCTACATTTTCCATAGTAAAAAGGCATGCCAATGATGGCATGCCTTTTTGCATGGAAATAAAGGTGATGGTCAGAAGCGATAGCCTACGCCCACACCCACGAGCCAGGGATCCACCTTGAACGAGCCAACCTTTTTGCCAGTCGAGCTGACATCGGTCTTGATGTAGACCTTTTTCACATCAAAGTTGATCGACCAGTTCTTGTCGAGCATGTAGTCAAAGCCCACCTGCATGGCAGGGCCAAAACTGTTCTTCTTGATCGACGGATCGAGCGCCGCCTGTACGGCGGGGTCAAAGCGCACATTCGAAAAGCGCGTGTAGTTGATACCCGCGCCCACATAAGGCTTGAACGCGCCCATGCCGGTGAAGTGATACTGCGCCAGCAGTGTAGGAGGCAGGTGCTTGAGCGAACCGATCTTTGCGCCGTTGGAGCGCAGATCATGCTTCTGTGGGTATGTCAGCACCAGCTCTGCTGCGATATTGGGAGTGAAGAAGTAAGACACATCCAACTCAGGAATGGTCTTGTCATTGATCGACAGGCCAAGCCCGGTGGAGTCCTTGTTGGCGCTGTCCAGATTGACGGCACGCACGCGCACCATCCAGGGCCCTTCAGCCTGCTGCGCCATGGCCGTGCCGGCCGTCAGCGCACAAACAGCCAACGCTGCCATCATTGCTTTCTTCATCATCATTGCCTTCGCTGCGACTTCTGTCGCATAGATTGAGAATTGACTGAAAGCCCCGTGCACCGGCAGCACCCCGGAGAAAAAGTCCGCTGCCGAAATGGGGCGTTTCCATGGCAATAGATGATCACCAATTCTCGCATTGGCTGCTTTGACACAGATCAGGCCTCATGCCCGGCACCATCAAAAACGGCCGGGAATCCCCGGCCGTATCATCGTGAACCCAGGGTTCGCGCTCGCGTCAGTGACCGCGCAGCTTGTGCCACCCCTCCATGCACAGCACCACCACGCCGCCAATGATGGCGCCAACCACCATATGCACCAAGGTAGGACCGACAACTGCGGCGACCCCACCCAATGGTTCGATGCTGTCCTTGATCCAGTGCTCGATCGGGCCGATACCATGCACCAGCAGGCTGCCACCCACCATGAACATGGCAGCCGTGCCGACAATGGACAGCCCGCGCATCAGCCACGGCGTGAACGCGATCATGCCGCGGCCAAAGGCCTGCGCTGCAGCGCTCTTCTTGGCCATCAGCCAGCTACCCACATCGTCCATCCGCACGATGCCGGCCACCAGGCCATAGACAAACACGGTGATGGCAATCGCCACGGTGACCAATACGGCAGCCTGCTCCCAGATGGGTTTGGTCGACACCGTGCCCAATGCGATGGCCATGATCTCTGCAGACAGAATGAAGTCAGTGCGGACCGCGCCCTTGACCTTCTGCTTCTCATACTCCTGCGGGTCCATCTGCTTTTCGTGCGCAGCACGCACGGACGAAGGTGCAACACCGGTCTTCTGCGCCTCGGCAGAATCGGCCAGCACCGTCTTCACATCGTGTTTTTTCTGCTTGTGGAAGATGTCCAGAATTTTCTCGACACCTTCAAAACACAGGAAAGCCCCACCGACCATCAAGAGCGGTGTGATCAGCCATGGCGCAAAGGCACTGATCAGCAATGCTGCCGGTACCAGAATGGCCTTGTTCCACAGGGAGCCCTTGGCTACGGCCCACACCACGGGCAGTTCGCGGTTTGCCTTGACGCCGGTCACCTGCTCGGCATTGAGCGCCAGATCGTCCCCCAACACACCCGCCGTTTTTTGCACGGCTACTTTGGTCTGCGTGGCCACGTCATCGAGGATGGCCGTGCTCTTGCCCGCTGACGTTTTCGTCATCAGGGCGACATCGTCCAGCAGCGTGGCGATATCGTCCAGCAGCATCAATAGTCCAGCACCAGCCATTCAAGACTCCGTGTATGAAAAGGTGGCAAATCATAGCCATTTCGGCCATCGCTGCATTCACAAATCCCGCAGCTCTGTACGTTTTGTTGAACACTATTCACAAAACTTTATACAAGCCCCGTCAACCAACACGCCTGCCCACCCGTTGAACACCCATCTCCACCAATCAGGTGAAAGGAAGTGAAATGAATACCGTGTTTGCTGTATGGCCTGAAGACGAACGTGACCGCAAGCGTGCTCCTGCCCGTTTCTGATTTTTCTATGTGTGTTGCTGGCAGGTGAGAATTCGTCTTAGAGCCATTTAGCTCCGATCTACCGCGAAGCCATCACACTTTCAAAAAACTAGTCCCGCAGCGCAAGCTGGCGGGACTTTGTTTTTGGCGTCCGATCTCTACAGACTGGAGGAGCAGAAGCCTTTGCGCTTCACCGTAGTCCAGTCGAGACGCCGGTTCAGTTCGGCAAGGTCACCATGGGGATCGATCCCGTCACTGTGATCGTGTCCCCTGCCCCCGGCGTGGCCTTGAGAGGCGGTACATTGCTTGCAGCAATCGGATTGGCTGCACCAGGTGTACCGCCTCGCGGCGTGGTACGCACCACCTGGCTGGCAGGCAAAGCGGTACCCTTGGTCACGTTGGCCCACACGGCATCCATGGCCTGGTTGAAGTAGGTATGCAGTGGCACAAACCGCGTATCAAACCCCGCAAACGGCAGGAAGGCATCAAAGTGCTGGGCATTCGTCACTTCGATGTAGCGCAGCTTGCTCTGCGCCCCTTCGACACCACCGTTCAACGCTGTGTAGGCGCGCGCATTCACATTCACCGGAATCAGCGCATCGCTGCGCCCTGCCACGATGATGGTGGGCTTGCCGCGCAAATTGCCGGTCACTTTCACTTCCTGCATGCCTGCACGCACCGCATCGCTTTGGGCTTGAGTGGGCACACTGGCAGCAGACAGGGACTTGCCTGTCACCGGATCTTGCCCTGATGCAAGAGCATATTGGCACAGTGCGTTGTCCAGCCCCAGGTCCGCCTTGCCGGTCGACGGCGACACCGTCATCAGCCATGAACGGGCCCCCCCGACCGAATCGTTGTACACCACGGTCGCAGGCGAGCCATTGGCTGTGCCGTTGGCCACCGCCGCACTCTGCGCCAGTGCTGCAGGCGTGGCAGCCATCACCTCGCCGGTTGCACTGGCAGCTGCAAAGCTGGTGTTGCACAGATTGGCATCTGCACCGAAGCGCCCGTACGCCATGGTGTACATGGCAGAAAGTATCGGACCATTGCCCAGCCCATAGTGGGCGTTGTGCATCTGGTCATGCTCTTTGGTCCAGCCCTTGGCGTGCAGTTTGCTCAAGGCGTCTGCCGCGCGTTCTGCCGTGGTAGCGCCTGTCACCAGGCCTTTGGCAGCCAGCCCTTCGCAGCGCGCTTCGGCCCGCGTCTTCATCGCCGCAAGGCCGATGTAGTTGAAGATTGATGTCTCCGAGAGTGCTGCGGCGTCAGCCAGGGCGGCGCAAGGCTGGTAGAGATTGCCCCAGGTGGTGTACTCGGCCAGCGCGGTTCCACCCATGTTGTATGACGTGACGTTGTCGCTCTCCGTGCCTTGCCTCACATAGATGGGCTTTCCTGCCGGGATCTGCGTCACCGGCTCGCTTGCAACGACTCCGTCCACAAAACCGTCGCCGTCCAACTCTGCCGCCCTGAGGACTGCTGCGCCACCATTGGATGCAGAACCCGCAATCACTACCGTGTTGTTCCTGTCGAAAGGCACAGGATCATCCTTGGTGCCGTACTTGGCATTGAGCACGTACATCGCGTAATGGCCAGCCGCCAGCGTATCGCCGCCCCAGTCCTTCTCGGGATTCTGCTGCGAATGCGCATGCTTGATGGCGATGCGGTTGGGAAAGGCCACGTTGTACGCGGCACGCGCGGCATCGGTCAGGTTGGCCGCGAAGAAGGACAAGGCACCGGCATCCTTGCGTGCAGCGCGGGAGCCATCGACCTTGTTCACCGTGTCGTCGGCCAGATTGTGCAGTCCCACACCCTTGCCTGCATCGGTCAGCGCCACGGCGCAGCCCTTCTTCAAACCCCACTCACCGGCCGTGCCAATGGCGCCATAGACGCCGCGCGAACCAGACGAAGGACCCAGCACCAGGCAGGGTTTGGATGCACTGAAGCTGTCAGGCACCATCACCGCAATCACAGTCTGCTTGCGGCCAGTTCCGTTGTCCAGCACCGCCAGGTATTCACTGCCAGGGATCAGACCTTCACCGGTTGTCACCGCACCGTCTGCGGTAATGTTGGGGCCATACAAGGAGCCATAACCACCGCCTGCGGTGTAATCCAGAATTCCCCGGTAGTTGGAGAACAGGGCATTGCGCCGCAGCTCCGCCACCGTCGGATTGGCCGGGTCGGCATATGCGGGCGCTGCAGCCGCACCCAGCCCGGTCTTGCCGAGGCCGCCCGTCAGCAGGTCCTGCATCGCTGCGGTGCTGCCGGCCCCTGCCGTGGTGGCCGGATAGCTTGTCTGGCTGATTTCCGTGATGCCCTGCGGCAATTCATTCCTGGCCGATGAACCACCACCTCCACCACACGCTGCCAGCGCAGCGCCCGCCAATGCAGTCATCGTCCAGCGCATGCTGCGGCACAATGCGCCCGTGCACCTTGTTCGGTCCATGTCGTCTCCTCTTGTTTGTTGTAGGCCGCCGATGTACCGCGTATGTGGCGATGCACACCAGCCCCGCAACACTAACGACAGTGCCTCCAACCGACAAGGCCCACAGGCTAGGTGAAACACCAATAACGTGAAACTACTTACTGGTTTTCAAGCCTTGCCACAGAGCCGATTGCCGAGCACCACTCAATGGAGGTCGTGGACGATGGCTCGGTTGCGGCCTGCATTCTTGGCCTGATAGAGGATTTCATCGCAGCGTTCAAGCAATTGCTCGGGCCGCCTGGCGCTGTCATGCCCGGCCACCACTCCACCGCAACTGATGGTGAGCATGGGACTGACCTCCGACTGCTCATGGGGAATGGCCAGCGCCTGTACGGCCTCACACAGCCGGTTCAGCACCAACTGCAACGCAATGCTGGAAGGCAGCATCAGCACGAACTCCTCCCCGCCGTAGCGCGCGATCATGTCATAAGGCCGCTGCGCCGCCTTGCCCAGGGTCTGCGCCACGCGGCGCAGCACGTCGTCACCGGCACCATGGCCATAGAGGTCGTTGAAGCGCTTGAAATAGTCCACGTCGATCATCGCCAGACCCAGCGGCGTGCCATTGCGCACCGTATTGCCGCAGGCCCGCATGAAAGCCTGGTTGAAAGCGCGACGGTTGCTGATGCCTGTCAGCGCGTCCTGCAAGGACAGGCGCTCCAGCTCTTCGCGTTGGCGGGCCAGTTCCAGGTGGTTTCGCACGCGCGCCTTGACCAGGAGCGGCCGCACAGGCTTGGCGATGTAGTCCAGCGCTCCCAGTAGCAGGCCGCGCTCCTCATGCGCCTCCTCGATCTGGCCAGTCACGAAGATCACACCGATGTTGGCGGTCTTTTCATTGGATTTGAGGCGTCGCAATACCTCGTATCCGTCCATATCAGGCATTGAGGCATCGAGCAGGATCAGGCTGACCTGTTCCTCCGCCACGCGCTGCAGCGCGGAGACGCCGTCCTTGGCCAAGACTACCCGGCATTCGTCCTTGAGCAGTTCGGCAAGCGCCGTGCGATTGATACGCTCATCATCCACGATCAACACCGTGGGCAGGTTGACCGTACTCATCCCTGATCCTCCACTGCGGCATCTTTCGCGAGGCCCAATAGCTGGCGCAACTGCCCCATGGCCGTCAATGCATCGATCAATTCAATATCCTCGTATAGCACCCGCGCCTCTTCGAGCTTGGCGGATGCAGGGTGGCCTTGCAGTTCATGGGCCAGATCGGTCAACAGCGCTGTGGCGGCATAGTCGCCCCTGCGCATCAATGGCTCGGCCTTGTCGATCAGGGCCAGTGTCTTCTGAGCATCGGTGCCTGCCACTGGCTGGAACTGCTTGGCAGCCGCATCGGCCAATCGCCTGAGGCGATCACTGATGGCTTCAAGCACAGCAGTCAGGTCGGCGCGGAAGGTAAAAGCCAGGCGCTCCATGGCAGCGGCATCTCCACGGCCGGCCTGCCGCTCCAATGCGTCTGCCGAATGGGTCAGCGCCTTGGCCTGCACGTAGCCTGCTGCTCCCTTGACCAGATGGGCCAGCGCCTCCAGATTTTTGTGGTCCTGCGCAGCCACCGCAGCATCGAGCCGCTGCGGCACATCGGCAAAGTCACGCAGGAAACCATGCAACAGGCGCCGCATGCGTTCGGGGTTGTCGCCCATCCGGTGCAGCGCTGCATCAAAATCCACGGGCCCTTGCTGCGACAACGCATGGCGGATAGACACAATTTCTCCGCCCGATC contains:
- a CDS encoding LysR family transcriptional regulator, with translation MLHLSLRQWEVFCAIAQSGSTVAAANAVGLSQSAVSAALQQLETGMGAQLFARTGKRLVLNDLGRSLWPEAQALLEQAQLLEQATRATAPAAPVQLRLAASTTIANHVLPPILAGFMQRYEQVRFDVVIGNTREVAQSVTDARVDLGFIEGASHWTELEVQPWRDDELVLIAAAGDALVQHARQAPLSVQELRACRWLLREEGSGTREAVEFAVLSHLHEWPVVAVLGSSEAICTAVARGAGISCLSRVIAQPWVDRGELAILATELPAMQRPFSLLQRRGKKRSPVLQALVQACLDAA
- a CDS encoding YeiH family protein translates to MSQATSSLSPAGSHSWLSAGKQLVPGLLLCGAITWVASDLAALPWFSSKGLSALTIAIVIGMLIGNTVYGWVQAPADAGVGLSKQKLLRLGIILYGLRLTFQDIGALGIHGVLIDAIVLTSTFVLAQWLGKRWLGLDPRTAILVGAGSSICGAAAVLATAPVAKARADDVAVAVATVVVFGTIGTFLYPAFYQWNLTAQWLPLPESTYGLWVGSTVHEVAQVVAAGEAISSSAADMAVVAKMVRVMMLAPFLIILSAWLARHESVAPAAPGKPSIGSTADTEKKPLLARITIPWFALGFIAVAGIHSLGIIPQAALTAGVQLDNVLLTMAMAALGLTTHVRAVKAAGVKPLLLALILFVWLVGAGLALNSWL
- a CDS encoding O-acetylhomoserine aminocarboxypropyltransferase/cysteine synthase family protein, translated to MRIETLAVHAGYSPDPTTKAVAVPIYQTVAYAFDSAQHGADLFDLKVPGNIYTRIMNPTTDVLEKRVAALEGGIAALAVASGMAAITAAIQTLAEAGDNIISASTLYGGTYNLFAHTFPQQGIEVRFADPRDPASFDKLIDDKTKAVFIESIGNPLGNVTDIRALADVAHKHGVPLIVDNTVPSPYLLRPFEFGADIVVHSLTKYLGGHGTSVGGAIVDSGKFPWAEHKARFKRLNEPDVSYHGVVYTEALGPAAFIGRARVVPLRNMGAAISPQNAFQILQGIETLALRMDRICENTQKIAEALQNHPKVEWVRYAGLKDHPDHAIVQKQSGGRASGILSFSLKGDEGRAAGARFLDALQLFTRLVNIGDAKSLATHPASTTHRQLDAAELAKAGVTEGMVRLSVGIEHIDDLLADLQQALAQV
- a CDS encoding OmpW/AlkL family protein; its protein translation is MKKAMMAALAVCALTAGTAMAQQAEGPWMVRVRAVNLDSANKDSTGLGLSINDKTIPELDVSYFFTPNIAAELVLTYPQKHDLRSNGAKIGSLKHLPPTLLAQYHFTGMGAFKPYVGAGINYTRFSNVRFDPAVQAALDPSIKKNSFGPAMQVGFDYMLDKNWSINFDVKKVYIKTDVSSTGKKVGSFKVDPWLVGVGVGYRF
- a CDS encoding DUF808 domain-containing protein; the encoded protein is MAGAGLLMLLDDIATLLDDVALMTKTSAGKSTAILDDVATQTKVAVQKTAGVLGDDLALNAEQVTGVKANRELPVVWAVAKGSLWNKAILVPAALLISAFAPWLITPLLMVGGAFLCFEGVEKILDIFHKQKKHDVKTVLADSAEAQKTGVAPSSVRAAHEKQMDPQEYEKQKVKGAVRTDFILSAEIMAIALGTVSTKPIWEQAAVLVTVAIAITVFVYGLVAGIVRMDDVGSWLMAKKSAAAQAFGRGMIAFTPWLMRGLSIVGTAAMFMVGGSLLVHGIGPIEHWIKDSIEPLGGVAAVVGPTLVHMVVGAIIGGVVVLCMEGWHKLRGH
- a CDS encoding D-(-)-3-hydroxybutyrate oligomer hydrolase, encoding MDRTRCTGALCRSMRWTMTALAGAALAACGGGGGSSARNELPQGITEISQTSYPATTAGAGSTAAMQDLLTGGLGKTGLGAAAAPAYADPANPTVAELRRNALFSNYRGILDYTAGGGYGSLYGPNITADGAVTTGEGLIPGSEYLAVLDNGTGRKQTVIAVMVPDSFSASKPCLVLGPSSGSRGVYGAIGTAGEWGLKKGCAVALTDAGKGVGLHNLADDTVNKVDGSRAARKDAGALSFFAANLTDAARAAYNVAFPNRIAIKHAHSQQNPEKDWGGDTLAAGHYAMYVLNAKYGTKDDPVPFDRNNTVVIAGSASNGGAAVLRAAELDGDGFVDGVVASEPVTQIPAGKPIYVRQGTESDNVTSYNMGGTALAEYTTWGNLYQPCAALADAAALSETSIFNYIGLAAMKTRAEARCEGLAAKGLVTGATTAERAADALSKLHAKGWTKEHDQMHNAHYGLGNGPILSAMYTMAYGRFGADANLCNTSFAAASATGEVMAATPAALAQSAAVANGTANGSPATVVYNDSVGGARSWLMTVSPSTGKADLGLDNALCQYALASGQDPVTGKSLSAASVPTQAQSDAVRAGMQEVKVTGNLRGKPTIIVAGRSDALIPVNVNARAYTALNGGVEGAQSKLRYIEVTNAQHFDAFLPFAGFDTRFVPLHTYFNQAMDAVWANVTKGTALPASQVVRTTPRGGTPGAANPIAASNVPPLKATPGAGDTITVTGSIPMVTLPN
- a CDS encoding GGDEF domain-containing response regulator; the encoded protein is MSTVNLPTVLIVDDERINRTALAELLKDECRVVLAKDGVSALQRVAEEQVSLILLDASMPDMDGYEVLRRLKSNEKTANIGVIFVTGQIEEAHEERGLLLGALDYIAKPVRPLLVKARVRNHLELARQREELERLSLQDALTGISNRRAFNQAFMRACGNTVRNGTPLGLAMIDVDYFKRFNDLYGHGAGDDVLRRVAQTLGKAAQRPYDMIARYGGEEFVLMLPSSIALQLVLNRLCEAVQALAIPHEQSEVSPMLTISCGGVVAGHDSARRPEQLLERCDEILYQAKNAGRNRAIVHDLH